The window ATTTATTTCACAGACTCAGTTACCAAACCATCTGAGGATAGAGGAAAGCCTTCCCTTTCCTACACATCCTGTTTAAGTACAGCTGTCTTCCAAAATATATACtgtcatctccattttgcagataagaaaactgacgCTCTGTAAGAGAAGCAAAAATCACTTGTCCTAAGTCACATAGCTTATAAGTGAATAAGGTGGGATTCAAACCAGGATCTAAGTCCAAAGTTCGTGTTCCTTCCAACTATCTGCTTATCGCTAAGTAGGTCAGAGAGTCACCTGATCTCTATGTCAATTATTTATTCTGTGGATTAACCAGAGTTAAGAGGTATTTAAAACCAGTCCTTGCCTAACTCCTTAGCATATTCTACTCAATTGGTGGGTATTCAGGGGTTGACAACATATTTTGGATCTTTATTATTTGGGGGTTGTCAactaatattgttttattttattttattttattttttgagatagagtttcacttttgtcacccaggctggagtgcaatggcacgatctcagctcaccgcaacctcctcctctctggttcaagcgattctcctgccttagcctcctgagtagctgggattacaggtgcccaccaccatatccagctaatttttgtatttttagtagagatgggttttcaccatgttggcaaggctgatctggaactcctgacctcaggtgatctgcccatctcagcctcccaaagtgttgagattacaggcatgagccaccacacccagctatattATTTTTTAGGGCCAGACAAACAAAAGTAGGAAGGGAAACTTGATGAGACAGACAGGTCAGTGAAATATTACAAACCAACTATATTTGAATttctggattatttatttttctggattaTCCACAACTCCCATAGCAGCATAAGTAAGAGGATAATTTCacaattttcatttggttctatTTCCTTTGTAACTTTCCATAATGTATCATGTAGCTCTTCACCCAGGAAATGTTTCATAAGTGGTACGGACAGGCATCCCTTGGACCAGTTCCCTTTTTGGAATTCTAGGTAGTCTAAGTTACCATGAGTGACTTCATGTCTTATTCATTTGACAAACAATATTGGTGCCTACTATGTGGTAGGTGCCATGCTAGGTAttagaaatatcaaaataaaacaatattggtGCCTACTATGTGGTAGGTGCTATGCTAGGGATTAGAAATACCAAAATAGAAAGGACACAATTCTTACCATCAAGGAGCTCATAGTTTAGTGGTAAGAAATCCATGTGAAACATTCAAAATGCAGTGTGGTAAGTGATATCATCGAAGTATGCTCAGGGTGCAATGAAAGCATAAAGGAAGTCTGGTTGGAGTGAGTTGTGGGGCCATACAAGAGAGAACATGTGAATTGATTCTTGAAGAAATTATCAGGTTTCCAAGGTAGGGGCAATCTTGACAAAGAAACTAGCTTGTTCAAAGGCACGGTGGTGTGAGAAGTGTCAGCAAATTTAGTAGTGTGCAAGCATGACTTCCTTGTAAAATGGTGGAAGATAATGTTGGAGAGACAGATTAGAGGTCATGTTAAGGAGCTTATATCTTGTCTTCCATAGTACATGGGATCAAAGAGGTAAGGTGAATGAGTGACAAGGACAGTATTGAAGGATAGAAGAAAGAGGTGGTGATGGCTGTGGAACTTGATTGTTCATGCTTGTTTCAAAGAGACAGTTCTAGCTGAGTGCAGCCACATGGGAATGTGAATCCAGAGTTATCAGGTCTTCTGGTTTTTTAACAGAAAAGCaggaaatctggatttttaaaaaatgtgaaatctcCAGAGTTCCAATAGCTgacaattgctttttttttttttttttttaattgaaaggtTTAGTCGATACTGCACCAAACACACCACATCTGTTTGCTGGATGTGGCCTGCAGGCTGTCATTGAGACCTGTGCTTTAGGGGACAGGATACGTATGGAAGCATAGAAGCTAACTGAAGCAAaactttaaaacacaaaaataaccaCATACATTCCTCTCTGGATTGCCCCATTCCAACATTTCTACTGCATATGATGACACATGTTCTCTCTCTGGGGAAGCAAAGAGAGGTCCCAGGTCAAATGCAACCCTCAGGGCTTCTGAGGGCAATGGTGTAATCCAGAGTCTCAGTCAAGCCTGGTAGAACATGGTAAGGTGAGACCAGTGTGGCCCCTgagcatcaccatcaccaccaggaGATGGCTgtcatttgtttccttttcattttagagGAAGAAAGGGCAGCCTGTTTAAACTGTGTATGCAAGAAAGTCAACATGGCCAATGACAACACAGATAAAACACAGTGTAAAGGCTGTTAAAGTTCGAACTCCTCATTTTACTGCTGGAGAAACTAAGGCCCTGAAAAAGCACAGTGACTTGCTCAGAGGGACCCAGCAACCTAGTGGTAGGATGAAGTCTCCTGACTCCTGGTCTAGCATTCTTTCCAATAATCCCGGGCTGTGATAATTAAAGTAAATCAGCCTGGCAGTTTTCCTAGCATCTAGAATTCCTGGACTGGACAAGCAGGACTTGAGAGCAGCTGTTAAACACCTTTTTTCCCCTTAGCTCTAGGATGATGATATTCTTTGTGAACTTTATATTTCATGGGTAGGGGTTAAAGAGAGgacacaaagatgtttttgaagcACTGAGACCATTCACAAAGTGTACAGAGAAAAGTTGTCTGTGGCTAATATATTTAAGGCTTATGACCTCTGTGCTCTCTGGACTGACCTGCCAGCAGAtgcttttggttttgtgttttatttctcttattttgtcttcttttctatttttatctacgtttttcttctcttccaccAGCCTAGGTCTTAGGCCTACACATAAGTGCTCCCGGCATTGCTGAGCCTCCATGATGACACTCAAGATGCCTGCTGCAAGTCAATAAAATTGTTAATTATTCATTACTCAATAACACAAAATGAGAGTGCATAGTGACTATGAAGCATACATGGTTCCCCTGCTATGGTCATTTCGCTTTCTATAATCTCAGACTAGTAACTCTTGTCAATTGTGACTCTTGATTTAACTAATCCTTTCCATCCTTCATTTCAGGGTCTATTGTTCTGCcatttgccactttttttttttatctgaaccCGTGTCTGATTGGTGCAGCTGTTGAAGATGCTGCAGTTGCAGCAGTGTACATCTGGAACATTTGGCTGACTTGTTGAACTTCCCCCAGGGAGTACTCCAGGAGAAGGATGGGAGGGGTGGAGAGGCCAGAACAGTTGCCTGTAAATAAAGATGCCAGTAGTGTCTGGCCATTCTGTGGACCACACTTGTACAAATCCACTTCATTCTGGCCCTCGGTTTCCCTGTCTACTCACTGAAGGCATATGTTCTCCAGTCAAAACTGCTGCAGTGGAAGAAATCTATTTTGGCTGTGGATGCTCTCATACAGCATTTTCTGCATTGTACAGGGATcgatagatatttgttgaattaattaatatatCAAGAAATCGTAGGAGACTGTTTTATCCTTCATGGGACAACATCATTTCAGTTCCGCTTGGCATGGGGCGGCTTCTCTGTTACTTAGATTGAGCCTTCAGAGTCACTCCAGGAGTGAGGCTGCTTGAGTCCCACCCATTCCCATAGTTCCCAGGCTCCTGGGTCTCCTTTTCTTCGGGCGAGCCATTGAATTGCAAACACAGCAGGCATGGTTTCATTCCAAACCCAGAGCTGTTTTAATTAGTTTAACGTCTGTTAAACGCTTTGAAGATTGGAAGCAACAGATAAGTACTGGATGATGTTATTAACAACTGCAGTTAATTGCAAACATTTCTATTAATGCTAGTTTCTGCCTCCTTTTCTTTGCTCTACTTTCTTTCCAAGGTTCCCAAATTCTTAGCCtccccctcctttcctccccgTACTGGCGCTATAGGGTTAAACTGGGGCGGAGCCCAGGGATGAACGACAGCGCCACTCACCAACTGGGACGGGGCAAGCGGGAAGAGCTGggtggggcggccaggcagaggcgaaCCCTCACGcccccaggccccgccccgcgGCTGGAGGCCCGGCTGGAACGGCACGGGGCGGGGCGCCAAGGCTTGGCGGCCCCGTGGTTGGGCATCCCGGCAGCCGCTTGAGGGATGGGGCGGGGTCGGCCGGGACCTCCTCCTTCATTCCCTCGGCGGGCCGAGCCTCCCCTCTCTcccgcctctcctcctccctttcccacCCCTCGGAGTGGAGCTGCACATGCGGCTGCTCCCTGCTCCGTCCCGCCCAGCCACCGTCGCGCAGGAACGGGTCCCTGCAGCCCCCAGCCGATGGCAGGACAGTAGCCGCCTGTCAGAGGTCGTGAACGGCTGAGGCAGACGCAGCGGCTCCCGGGCCTCAAGAGAGTGGGTGTCTCCGGAGGCCATGGGCTACCCGGAGGTGGAGCGCAGGGAACTCCTGCCTGCAGCAGCGCCACGGGAGCGAGGGAGCCAGGGCTGCGGGTGTCGCGGGGCCCCTGCCCGGGCGGGCGAAGGGAACAGCTGCCTGCTCTTCCTGGGTTTCTTTGGCCTCTCGCTGGCCCTCCACCTGCTGACGTTGTGCTGCTACCTAGAGTTGCGCTCGGAGTTGCTGCGGGAACGTGGAGCCGAGTCCCGCCTTGGCGGCTCGGGCACCCCTGGCACCTCTGGCACCCTAAGCAGCCTCAGTGGCCTCGACCCTGACAGCCCCATCACCAGTCGCCTTGGGCAGCCGTCACCTAAGCAGCAGCCATTGGAACCGGGAGAAGCCGCACTCCCCTCTGACTCCCAGGACGGGCACCAGGTGAGTCACCTAGTAGGGGCGGCGGCGGCCCCCTCCCCTCGCGGGTAGGGCGAGGGCCCTCCGCCACAGGGGCCTGGGAGCACTCTGCAATCTGGAGCCAATTTAGAGGGCAGGACCAGGGAGAGACCAGGCGAGCAAGGGAGAGGTTGCCCAGGGCAGGTTGTCTTCGGTCCCTGGCCCAGCTAATCCAGACTCCCTGGGGTCCCCTTGACTTGGAAAGTCTAGCGCGCGCCCGCGGCCCCTGGCTGCGGGCTGCCTGGAGAAAAGTTGGCGACGCTCCCGTCGAGGAGGTGCCTGCGCTGCCCCCCGGCCGACTAACGGCTTGGCCCTTCTGCTTGTGATGAGGTTCTCTGCCCGCGGTGCTTGTTTTTTCGTGTCTAGAGCTGATGCCAGAACCAGCAGGCTCCCCTTTGGAGTTGGAGCTGTAAACAGCTGTAATAACTGTTCCACGCCCGCCCGTTGAAACAACTTTTAACCGCATTTTCAGCGCGGGTCCTTGTGCGCTGACCAGAACGTGGGCTTGTTCACACTTACCTGCAATTTGAGACTGATTGTCCTCGGCGTTCTAGTGAGGATCAGCGCCCCTGAGGAATTCTGGTAGAAATATGCCGTCTTGCTAGACAACTTCTgaacagcaatttaaaaaatctatggaaataaaaCTCACCCTTTGCATGCCGGTTCTGATTCTTAAGCGGGGTAGGTGTGCGGTGGGAAGGGTGGGTGGGAAGCGCTTTTACTACTGCTAGCTTGAGAACAGGAATCTGCCAATGGAATAATTACTCAGGACTAGTTCCCCAAgagcagttttgtttgtttttgcaatctTTATGGTGTTTGTGCCCTAATAAGCAAACTATTAGCTTTGgtgtttgttttctattctattctttctaGCTCTTTATTCCAGTAAATTTCGTTCACTTAACGTAAATATTGTCGTGGTTGCCATATGTGAAACTTAGGAGAAGCATCCAAGGATCCTTTTGAGGTGGCTAAAGAATAATAGTAAAATTGTACCTCTTAGGGAAGAGAGCAAGTTGTACAAATAAGTTCCTTGAGGTGAGGGACCCAAGCCTTCTATATTTACTGCCACATCCAGAGTCATTGTCACAACTCTGTAAACATTATTTGTGCCACTTTGACCTCCCATCTAAAGTGGTACGCTTGATAGAGACATCACATTCATGATAATACTGTAATGTTAGGactgatacttaaaaaaaaaaaaaaagatgtgcatTGTAAAGTTGCCCTGAGCCTTAAAATGTCTTACTAGCACATTCCAATTTATATAACAGCTTATCAAAGAAGATAATCAGCAGACATGCTTCTCATACTTGAAACTTTAAACATTGTAGCTAAACGATAATTAACTAGGATTCTGACTCCTTTATTTATCTGCTGCCACTCCCCCCACACCCCAATGCCCAGTAGAAGTATTTAGCAGCTGAACATTGATATTCTGTGAAAAGATGAAAGAATTAAACTTCTTTAATCAAATGTTGGCCAATACTTTTTGGCATTCAGGATGGACAGAGCCATTTTTATAGACTGAGGATTAGCAGAACAGCTGTACTGTAAGGTTTCTGTGATGGCATGAAACTCTTACAGGTGTATAATGGCATTTAGTTACCTGCCCTTTGTGTGGCACTAAAATAGTTCTGTCTAGATTTAAACACAGCTTCCTATCTTCTGtcctttattctttctgttttaatatttttgagcaaTAGAAGCAAGGATACTAGCTCTTTACATTTGTTGACATCAATTGGAATCAGTTTCCTAGAGTTATGAAGGGCTTATATGAGTCCATTTCGTTTGATTCCCTTGGGAAACATAGGCCCTAAAgggaaagtgacttgcccaaggtcacataactagAGTCAAAACTGGGATGATAGTTACTCTCTTAACTCCTAGTTGGGTGCCCATTCCCCCAACTACCTCCTGGGACCTTTTGCGAGGGAGCAAGATGGAGCGCCATATTAGAACTTTTGCAAAGTAGAGGGCTCAGATCTGCATCATTTTGTTCTACTCTACCTGTATTTTGACCACAGTAAGTTTAACCATGTATTCCTTATTCTTCCTGAACTTCACTTTCAGATTTGGAGTATACTTTGAAGGAATTTTAGCCCAAATTCAACTTGTTTATTTTAAGTTGTTCAACTTAAGTTTATCTTATCTTGTATATTAGTTTTAGtatacaaaaataactttttaaaaaagttgattGGGTATTAAATTAATACTGCTACAAGCTTGGGTAAAATTTCTAGTGCCCTGGTGCACCCTCTGCTGGCTTTACAGGGACATTTAATTTTCAGTATCTGCTGACACTCAGAATTCTACATTGTGCTGACAGATTCTGATTCGGTAAATAAGGAAGTAAACAGCCTTGTGGGATTTGGCCACGTaggtcatatttttatattttagtttttaaacacAAACAACTGCTGTTACAGCAAATctgggatggagaggaagaaagataGAAATATACACCCTTCAACGGGCAGTACATTCAGGTTTCTTACCAGTTTATCTGTAAGGAGTGAAGGCAAGCTGATGAGAGTAAACTGCAGGAAGCTCTCATGAGACCAAGTGGGCAGAACAGTCAGAGACACTTCATGCAGGCAGGCAAAAGTAAACCTATCCATACTTATGAGATGATGGGCTCTGGGCTCTCAGTTATGACTCAAGAAAGGGACCTGGAAATCACTGTAGATGTATGTATATCATCTctcaatttaaaaactttttaagcaGGGCACACAAGGAAGTTAGGGCAGGTAGGATACAGAGGAGAGAGATCAGCACAGTTCTCCATGTGAAATGTTAGAGAAGTCTCCCCAGTGGGGACACACTTGCTGATGATAAAGTGAGAGAGTCACATCAGACCTTCCGTAATCAATCATCTCCTTCAGCTGGAGcaaccaagtagctgagatttgtCTGGATAGTTGGTGGAGATTATCTCCAGAGCAAGGGATATCTTATTTGTGTCTGAATTAGGACAATATATAGTAATATGATTGTCAgagtaaaaaactaaaaatcactGTTGATCATTCTGTGGAGGTGTTGCGCCAGTTGTGATTGTGGTCCTCAAAGGCCAAGAATGTAGTGGGTATCATCAGGAAGGgtgtcaaaaacaacaaaacaaaacacttacaAAACACTTATTTTTTCCATGTACAAGATCAAAAGCAGATTGGCTTCTACAATCAGACAGGAAATTCTGGTGGCTGCTCCTCAAGAAAAGCCTAACAGCTGATAAAAGTTCTCAAAAACCCCATTAAATTGATCAAAAGGATGAAGGGATTTTCTAGTTGGGTTTTCAGTCTGGATAGAAAGAGGTTGAAGGAGGAATATGATCAAAGTCTACCAAACCATGAGCGAGATGAATATGATTAATATATTGGTGTAACGTAACAATCCAGTTCAATAAATAGACAGCCTGCTGTGCCAGACACAATGTTAAGTATTAGACACCTTTTaatgtttgaaaaattattttcaagaggAGGCAAATAAAGGTAGTATCTTATTCAACTCATTGTCTCAAGTAATAGTCAAAATTATGGGTAGATCAATACAGATTTACTTAGAACTGTTAGGGCTATTTGGAGTATGTTCCTAATTATTTGAAGTGATGTCACAGATGTCAACCTTAAAGTTCTACAAAACATTGCTTGACATAACTAGATAGACCATTAGTGTATCCAGAGTTGACATTACCTGTGTTAAGGCTCTTCGATCAAGAACATAACTAGGAATCATTTGAGGTGATTCAAGGTGAGCACAATGAATAAatccaaggattttttttttttttttttagggaggtGGGATCTAGATAAAATACCTTTACTGTGGGTTTAAATACAGAACTTTTGATCAACTTGCTTCATTATTCCCATAGCATTTTCTCTCTCACTAACTCTGCTGCAACCCACCCATCGTATCCTGTCTTAGAATCATTCTTTAGTTGTTATTGCTCttgttttcaaatacattttatgtcTTTACATTAGAGCTCCTTAGAAATCTGccttcatttttgtctttctccATAATGCCTGACACAGTGCTAGTTACAGTTACTGTACTCAAATACTTGTTGAGTTGAATATTATTTGGGACTTTGGAGGTGTTTAtataaaacaaagacattttctgtttctataacagGCCTGTTTTCCTCAGGTCTTGCTAAGCCTGTGACCTGTCAGCTATGCTTGTGTGAGTAAATAGTTCCACTGGAAATGTTTCACTGATTTCTAGAATaattagaaagtgaaatggagaagAGCCTTAACCACGTGGTCAGTCTCCCAGTTTCACACCTTCTCTCTAAAATGGTGTAAAAAGCTTCCTGTAATATATCgtttgatgttttgttttatttgcttttaggTCTCatatctttctttctatcttagATCTTgtgaaaaaataatctgtaattTATCTGTAACTACCTTATAGAGAAGATCTCTTTAAAGTGAAGAACCTCTGAAGCCATTTAATTCTCAAGAACATTACCAAGAGAAACCACCTTGCCTGTAGAGGACCATTTTATCTGACTCCTCTGTAAATACTCAGGACttagcttttcatttcatttctttcttttattaaaaatcttttctatTGAAGTATAACTCACACACAGAAAAGTATAAATCATGTTTGTACAATTTGATGAATCATTACAAAGTGAGTATACTCACGTCACCAGCACCcaggtcaagaaatagaacattactaTATGCCACAACTCCTACTTATACCCTATTGTTATCACTATATCCTCCTTACTCTCTCAAGTTCTGACATCATAGATTAGTTTTTTTATCTTTCTCCATAGTGCCTGACATAGTGCTAGTTGGATTAGTTTattagttttgttcattttgaacTTTATATGAATGAAATCAAACTGTGTATTCTTTTGGATCTGGTGTTTTTTGCTCAATACTGTTTTTGTGACATCCATTCAGGTTGTTGCATGTGGCtgtagttttttatttgtattttttgtgtgtgtgagacagagtcttgctctgtcacccaggttggagtgcagtggcatgatcacagctcactgcagccatgacctcccaggcacaagcgatcttccaacctcagctttttgagtagctgggaccacaggcacatgcccccatgcctggcttatttttaatttttttgtagagacaggatctctctatgttgcccaggctggtcttgaacttctggcctcaagcaatactcccacctcagtgtaccaaagtgatgggattacagatgtgaacaaccatgcccagccatttatttgtatttttgtatattatttcattgcttgaatataccacagtttatttactctatttttaatgaatttgtgGATTGTTTCCAGTCTGGGGCTATTATGGATGCTGATGTTGTGAATATTATTGTACATGTCTTTTGGTTACATATGCTTGAATTTCTATTGCTTGTATAGATTGGAGTTGCTGGGTCATGGGGGATGCATATTTTTGGCATTATTGATAATGACAGTTTTTCTAAGTCATTGtatcaatttacattttcaccagcaatgtatgagaatttCAGTTGTTTCATATTCTTACTAACACTTGGTATTGCCAGTCTTTTTAACcatagccattctggtgggtggCTTTGTAGTGATATCTGTTGATTGTAATTGGCATTTCTCAGAAGACTGATGAGGTTGTGctccttttcatgtttattatGCATTTGCATATCTTCTGTGAAGTGCCTATAcaagttttttgcccatttttctattaatttgtcTGTCCTTTTCTTATAGATTTGTATGAATTCTTTATATACTCTGAATAtgaactatttttgtattttttatgttgtAAGCCATTCCCAAATCTGTGATTTACCTTTCTTTGTGGTATCCtttgatgaacagaagtttttaattttaatgtgtttaattttttagtattttccttTATGGGTAGTGTTTTCTGTGTcccattt of the Pongo abelii isolate AG06213 chromosome X, NHGRI_mPonAbe1-v2.0_pri, whole genome shotgun sequence genome contains:
- the EDA gene encoding ectodysplasin-A isoform X5 — protein: MGYPEVERRELLPAAAPRERGSQGCGCRGAPARAGEGNSCLLFLGFFGLSLALHLLTLCCYLELRSELLRERGAESRLGGSGTPGTSGTLSSLSGLDPDSPITSRLGQPSPKQQPLEPGEAALPSDSQDGHQGHQ